AAACGCCCTGAATAATACATTGAAAAAATTTTCTTTTGAAATTTTAGCCGAAGAGGATCAAACCCGGCTTGGCCGGCTTGAGACGCTTCATGGCACCATAGAAACACCTGCCTTTGTCCCCGTGGCCACCCAGGGGACCGTAAAATCCCTCTCCGGGGCCGATCTTTCCACCATCGGCACACAAGTCCTCATTACCAATGCCTATCATCTGCACCTGCAACCGGGCGAAGAGATTATCAGTCGAATGGGAGGCCTTCACCGGTTTATGGGTTGGGAAGGACCGATCATGATGGATTCCGGTGGGTATCAGGTCTTCAGTCTGGGAATGGGTAAAAAATACGGTGGCAGCAAGATCCATTCCCCGGTTTCAAAACTCCGGGATCAGGATGGACAATGCGGTTCCAAGAAAGGCAAATCCCTGGTCACGGTAACCGAGGAGGGCGTGGATTTTACCTCCTATCGGGATGGCTCTATGCATCGCTTTACCCCGGAATATATCGTCCAGACAGGGAGAAGTCTGGGTGTGGATATGATCATGGTCCTGGATGAATGCACCTCTCCGCTCCACAATCACCGGGAAACAGAGGTGTCCATGGAACGGACCCACCGCTGGGCCATAAAGGCTTTAGCGGAATTTTATGGCCATCCTTCCAACGGTCAATCGCTCTTCGGGATTATTCAGGGCGGGGCCTATCCCGATCTCCGGGAGAAAAGCGCCCGATTCATTGCCCGTCAGCCCTTTCACGGCTTTGCCATCGGGGGGTATCTCGGTCAATCGAAAA
This is a stretch of genomic DNA from Deltaproteobacteria bacterium. It encodes these proteins:
- the tgt gene encoding tRNA guanosine(34) transglycosylase Tgt, giving the protein MKKFSFEILAEEDQTRLGRLETLHGTIETPAFVPVATQGTVKSLSGADLSTIGTQVLITNAYHLHLQPGEEIISRMGGLHRFMGWEGPIMMDSGGYQVFSLGMGKKYGGSKIHSPVSKLRDQDGQCGSKKGKSLVTVTEEGVDFTSYRDGSMHRFTPEYIVQTGRSLGVDMIMVLDECTSPLHNHRETEVSMERTHRWAIKALAEFYGHPSNGQSLFGIIQGGAYPDLREKSARFIARQPFHGFAIGGYLGQSKKEMSQVLQWTLPYLPQDKPRHFLGIGLVEDVFEMVSQGIDLFDCIAPTRLASTGTFFTRKGRRFRLRILNEAFKNDPRPVEADCGCYACRHHSRAYLRHLFLAREPLAPVLAGLHNLYFMESLMKEIREAIREGNFKSLREAWMATERSKIETPS